The genomic stretch GCCAAAGGAAGTCCATCTGGAACCAAAAGTGTGTGTGTACTACAGTCATACACCATATACCCTATGTGAAGTAACAGTTCGGCAGATCATAGTAAACACACTCACGAAGGAACTGTGTTTCATGAAGTGGACAGTCCAATGTGAAGCCAGATGTCCCTGCACTGCCTGTAGATACGCTTGTCCAAAACGGTTGTCAGTTGCTGCACTTTGCAAGTGGGAATTAACTGTACCAGGCTCTAAAAGAAGTTGCTGATGCCTGTTGACagcatttttccaaaattacaGTTTGTGTATGATGTCATCCCAGAACTTTGAACGTCTGGGAGTTGTCACGTTGTAATGACATGCAGTCTTCCATGTAAACCTTCGTCTTCCGTTACTACTTTTGGTAGGTGTAGAAATAAAGTAAGATTGCAAGTGTTGTCAGACAATGCCAGAATAAAGGGGTGTGGGGGTGAGGAGGTTTTTGAAAGCATAGGTCTTTGCTATCACCTCTTCACTTCTTCCCAAGCTGGCTGCTCTTGTGCCTTTCAGATGTGCACGTGTGCTGTCAGGCTCATGCCCAGCTATCGCAATGAAGAACTGAGGAAATCACGTAACTCTTCTAAAGGGACAAGTGTGTTTGCAGAAAGAATTCTGAACGGTGGACTCCTTTGAACGTTGGTTTGCACTGAGGAAGAGTTTCTCCCTGGTACCCGCCTGAGCTGTGCTCACACAACATGAGTAAATGCAGTAAGACCCGACCTTTTTAGCTCGCACTTTGGGATACGAGAAAAGCCCAGGAAAATGCATCACAACTCTTGCCCGAGTTTCAGGCCAGGTGGGGTGACTTCCTCAGACTTGCACTGATACCTGTACTGATGCTTGGCCTGTACAGGACATCCCGTGGCGCTGTGTTTCAACCTTGTGGCAAAAAAAAGAGCTACAACACTAAATTTCATATTAGTTTACAGGCAGGCGAATAACCTAAGTGTACTAAAGGAAGGCATGAAGATAGAAGCATCTCATATGAAAAGATCTCCACCATTTTTTGCCTGCAGAAAcctgacagaaaagaaagaaggtataATCAAAATGTGGCTCGTctggcagtatttttttttgcttttgttattacTTGAAggcatcattattttttttaactgttgcGTTAGCAAACCATGCCAGATGTTAGTCAAAAAGCTAGTGGGCTTCAGTGCAAAAAGACTTCCGATGGAAGCTGTCTGAACAGTTCCAGAGACACGGACTCCAGAACTCcatctatttcttctttgttcaaAAAGATCCCCAAATTGGACACTCCCACAGCAGAGATAGGAAGCTTAGCACCATAACCTTGGAACTGTGAAGCAGCTGCTTCTAACTGACCCACAAGGTGAGTGAGGTCGAGGAGCTCTTGGTGGAATCTCTGTGGATCAGAAGCATGTGGAGGGCTCTAATGGCTCCAGGAACAAAAGGAACCctggatggggtgctgggaCATCTTGTCTAGacggagcttttgccaagaaaggttgcACCAGAGaatccttgaggtcccttccaacctggtattccatgattctatgattctgtcaATCCCCATCTTtattcctcctgctcccccttcccctgcacatCGCTCACGGGTTCACACAGCTCTATCGATTCCCGCATCCCTCCCAGGCCAGGGGCCCCCTGGGTCACACTCTTGCAGAGTCCAGGCTGACCTTCCTGGAAGTGGCGCCTGTGCTTTCTCCATGGCCCACCAATTACTGTGAGCAGCGAGGTTCGTTTCTTCTCCTTGGCTCCATGTTTGCTCTGTCACGCCTGTGTCTTGGTAAATTTTGGGTTCTGgcttcccctttttcttttttcttccaaaaaaaaggaaacccttTTTTGGTTTCCCAGCTGACAGCTCCTGCCCCAAACCCCACAGCCCAGGGACAAGCCACAGGATGATGCTGCCCATCAGCCCCGCTTGCAATCCGCTGCCCTGGAGACTCTCAGGTCCCCCCATCCGCCTCAGAAATATTCCCCTGCAGTCGACCCTGCTGAAGACCTGAAATCATAGAGAATCActgaggttggaaaagaccctttCAGATCATCACATGCAGGGGAAAACGTGACGAAAAATGCAGGGTGAGGGAACAATTCCTAATGTAAAAGTTGGTAATTCAGTGCCTGCCTGGAGAGACAAAACCACAGCCGAGAGATAATGAACACAAAGTCCCACAAAGCTGGGCCACACATGGCGAGGGACGGGGAGAGGTCCGTCCAGTGTCGGGAGCCCATGACCTGCCTTCCTGGTCTGTGATGGGGGGTGCCCCCAACAagggtgtggggctgggggtccaGGAAGGCACATGGGCCCAGCGTGGGGCTCTGAAATCTCCTGTGAAGCCAGGAGGGCTGAGTCCATGGGGCAGGGAACCACCACCCCTCCCAGAGCGGGGCAGAGGACCCGGGGCTCCGGGCTGCCTGTCCgtgctcctctcctgccccgaCACCCCGTTGTGCGATGTGGGGGATGGTGCTCACTGGAGCCCCGGTAAGAACCTGTTTCCCGCTGTGCCTCCAAAGCACCGCGTACTCCAAGGGCTGTCACCGTCTGCCCCTTGCCTCTCCCAGCCTCCTGGGGGGACACTCCAGTTTGCCCTAATCTGCCCTGATCGGGGGCCACGtgctgggtgggaaggggatCTCCTTTACAGAGACACCCCAGGCCTCCGGGCTCCCTCAGCCACTCTGCTCGTGGCGGTGGTGCAGCCAGAGAGGACCCGGGGCactggcagaggagaggggacatggacagggacacacacccccacacagAGCGCAGCTTTGCTGAAGGGGTTTATTGATCATTAGAGGGAAATGGCCCAGGGCTCCCAGGGGATAGTGGGGGGTCATCCAGGGATGATcatcttctcctgctgctggagggggacaGGACAGGGCTGTCACCACCTGTTCCAGTCCCGAAAGGCAGAGCCCAAAATGTGcctataacagactcccaccgTGACACCTGCCTTGGTGGCCTcccccctgattcttacccagACACGCTCAACCCTGTCACCACCATCGTCAAGCTCTACATAGTCAAAgcactccctaacatacagggctACCCCACTGTCTCCCCATAAATCAGCGGTTTAGACCCCAAAACCTGCCTACATCACTGCTTTAGACCCCAAAAGCTCCCTTAGTGGCCGTTTTTCAGCCCAGAAGTTTCTGAAGTGGATGTTTCGCAGACTAAAAGCTCCCCAAGTGGGTGTGTCTGAGCCAAAAATCTCCCTAAACGGGTGTTTGGGAGCCCAAAACCACCCTAAAGGAGGGTGACCGAGACCAAAGGCTCCCTAAAGGGTTATTTCTGATcacaaaaaaattgctaaaagcTCCCTAAATTGATGCTTCTGAGCAACAAAGTGCCTTATGTTAGTGTTTCGGAGCCCCAGAGCTCCCGAAAAAGAAGATCAGGATGCCAAAACCTCCCAAGCTGAGTTTTTCTGACCCCAAAGCTCCCTGAATGGGTTTTCTGAAGCCCAAAACCTCACTAAATTGCTGTTTCTGAGCCCAGGAGCTGCCGAAATCAGTGCTTCAGAATGCAAAATAGCTTGAAGTGGCAGTTTCTCGGTCCCACAGCTCCCTAAGTGGCTGTTTCTCAGCCCAAAAGCTCCCTGGGCTCCAAAAATCTCCCCAAATAGCTGCATGTGAGCCCAAAATCTCCCTCAGTGGTTATTTCTGATCACAAAAAACATGCTGCATTACTGGCTTTAAGCCCCAAAGCTCCCTAAGTGGGTATTTCTGAGCCCAACGCTACCTAAACTGTGGTATTGAATCCCCCTGCTTCTACAGTACTTTTGGGGTAACATTTGTGCTCCCGTATCCACGATAAAGTCGAGTGCCTCTGCTTTCAGGGCCTTAAGGCAGATTAAAAGGTTGTTATTCCTGAAGGCGAGCCTTTCTTGGTTTAGGGACCCTGCTGGCTCTTGTATGGTCCCTGCCAcacctttccctgctcctgaTCTTCTCCAGCCATTTTTCTCAGCTCCTGTCTCAGGGGACTGTAGGGACACTGCTTCTGCGGCTTAAGCAGCCCCTCCTTTCCCGCTGTtcccttgcttttctgctggacCATCACGGCTGATTGAGCATAGGGTACCCCATCTATTTGGCGTTGGGGCACCCCCAATTTTAAGGCTTATTGAAACAGCTCTTGACGAGACACTTCCCCAGAGCCCCGACGTGTTTTAATTTGTTCGGTGGTTCCCtgcaaaaaaatcctccaaCTGTGAGTAAGGTAACAGCATGTGTTAACAGGTCTGCCCATGAACTTGCTCAAGGAGGACCTCAAAAAGTCAGCATTCCAGTTTTCAGCTCTGAGGGAGTTTCTCGCAAAAGTTGATTTACACCCTTATCGCTCGGAGCTGTCAGCCACGGCTCAGGGAATCTCCCTGTCTGGGGAAGACGCAGACAGCCCAGCAGACAATTTTTCTGAACAGATACTTGCCGTGCCTCCCCACCCCACTCTTCCCCCGCCTTGTTTTGGCTCCTCGTGGCCACCAGCTGGTTCCCAAGGCTGGGCCTggccagagcagggagcagagttGGGGTCTCTGGCGGGGTGGAactctgctctcctggaagCCAGGGCTGTGGTCTTGGCtttttgccctgctccctcccctccgcATCCTCAACTCTACCACCTCAGGctccctgcagccaaggctgctgctggctttcaaATCCCCAACCAGTTCTGCCTTGTTCACCAGGGCCAGGTCcagcagagcacctctcctccttcGTTCCTCCATCACCCCTGCCAGGAAATGTGCACTAGAAATCTCCTGCATCGCTTGATCCCTGCTGGATTTGTCCGTCCGGCAGGCACCAGAGCGGTTCAGGTCCCCCACGAGGACCAGAGCTGTGAACGTGAGGCTTCTCTCACTGGttctttctgtgctggtttCCCGGGGAGAGCGCGAGCACCACCTGCATCGTCCTGCCTGTGTGTTGGGATGTGCACGTGTTCGCGCTGTGGGGTGTGCGTGGACTTtattccctcctgcccctgcgaGCAGTTCTGGGATCACCTGTCGGGGCGGGGGATGTGTGTAATCCCTTTAGATGGATCCATCACCAGGCACAGACCAGCCGGTCCAGATGGGAACAGCTCCAGACctctttattttgtctttagaGGTGGATCTTGGCAGCTGAGAAGCCTCCCAGCGCCTTCGCTAACAGCCACCGCTCCCGgcaccttctcctctgctgcgGTACCAGCATCTAGtgctagggaggaagaaagaaaagcgaATGATTCTATGGACggagagaaggcagagaaatcCTGCAGGCGTAGCTCAGGCCACCCATGATGGGATCTGCTTGCGATGAAGCTTCAAGGTGTCACTTCAGTGGGAGAGGCCCCTGATGCCCAAGCCCAGGAGAAGGTCCCAGGTGCAGCTGGTCAGCCTGGGGCTGAGTCAGGTGGAGCTGAGACCTTGGATGTCCCGTACAGGTGTCCCCCCTCGGGGCAAGGTGTCTTGGGGCAGGACTCTGCAAGGGAAGGACGTGCTCTCTGTTTGGAAAGGGGAGCGCCAGCCATCACAGGGATCCCTCTGTCTTCAGACAGCACTTTTACATCCCACATGGAAAGCCAATTCTGGGTGCCCAGGCAGTGCCCCTTGGGTGTCAGGGAGGTCCAGCCCAAACCCACCCTCCAAAACCGGCTTCTGCCGCACGAGGGCTGTCAGAGAAATGCCCTCTttccccccggggctgccctccGTGGAGGGATGGGCCCTGCAGCCGGAGGAAGCACCGTGCCTTTCTGGAGATAGTTACCAGGGGAGCTGCCTCTGCCGCTCTTGATGCCGCCTGTTGTTCTCAGCGACGTGCCTGAAAATGTTCCTCCGCGCTTGGTGCggctccagcctgttgaggaCCTGGACCGCTCGTGGGGAAAGGTGGCTGCGACAAACAGGGAAACAGCATCCCTCAGCCTCTGTCCTACGCAAGCCCCGGATGCAGGGACGGGGGACCTGGACAGCTCTGCGGGGTCATGGCTGCTCGACTGCCCCAGGCTGTGTCCAGAGCCAGCGCACACTTACTCAGGCTGGAGTCTCTtcagctgggctgctgctgccatctcctcTGCTGGGAGAGGGTTTTCCGCCTTCCTCCACCTCTCGTTGACCTCCTTTCTCCTGGGCTGGGCCGGAGGGTGGGGAATCCAAGTGCCTCCAGTGCCGAGTGCCTGCCAAGGAGGAGATGCTCTCAGCAAACCAGACGGCAGACAGAGGTGCCGTTCCCCAGAGGACCTCTTgaaaggagcctgcagcaggaCCTGGGAGCCGGGAGACTAAGCACCACGTGCCCCTCACCACGGCTGACGGCTGCTTTTGCCCCTCGGATCCTGCTGCCCATCTCTCCCCCACGGGGATGAGCAGGCAaacccctgccctgcagctgggtgtCAGTCCTGCTCCAACCCCCTGGAGACCCCCGACAGAGAGGGTCGCTGCTGCGCTCAGCGCTGTCAATCACTGCCCGTACCTGGGGCGGCTGGCGgtcctcccctgcagcccaggcttcccacgCCGCCCATTCTGCCTTCGCTTGCTCTCGTCGCTCTTGCCACCGGGTCTTCACTTGCTCCCACTCTGCAGACAGCTGCCAGACCTCCTGGAGGGGACGGAAacgcagcagcagccaggattAGTCTCAGCTCCTGGAGGGGCTTCCTTCGGCTCTGACCCATAGTGGTGGTGCCCCTTGCCTCAGCCGGTCGGTTGGCAGCGCTTTGCCCCTACCAGATCAGGGGCCGGGGAGTCACGCCAACGCATGGCAAGCACGGCTGAGTGACCAAAGACCTCCACTGCCAACCGCCTAGGAAGGACTTGGACATTTTCCATAGCCCCTGGCCAGAATAAAGTGTTTCATGGCAAccttagtctggagaagaggaggctgaaggggagacctgatcgctctctacaactacctcaaaggaggttgtagtgaggtgggtgttggtctcttctcccagataacaagcgataggacaagaggaaatggcttcaaggTGTGTCAGggcaggtttagattggacattaggaaaaatttcttcaccaaaagagtggtcaggcattggaacaggctgcccagagaggtggtggagtccccGTCCCTGGAGCTGTTCAAAAACAGGcgtagacgtggcactttgggacatggtttagtagacatggtggtgctgggtggacggttggacttgatgatcttagaggtcctttccaaccttaaagattctatgatttgatgaTTCTGTGATGCCTTTCTGGGGGTTAGGTAGGGCTTAGATCCGAAGGGGGTGACAGGCAGGTTACAACGAACGCACGCCAAGGGATCCTTTCAGATCGGCTCTCCGCACAAAGAGGCTTTAGCCGAGTCTCAGTGGCGCGGTAGCAACAGCAAGGCAGAGCACGTACCTGCAGCACTCTCTTGCAGCCTTCGGAGGACGGGATTGCAGCGGTGGGCCTGGCTGGAGGAAatggctcctgcctgcctgcctccttgGTCTTGGGGGAGCTGCCTGGACATGGGGGGAGCACGCTGCAAAGAGACACCAGGAGGAGTCGGCATGAGCACGGGGCAATTGGGTCTCCCACTTGCAGCGGGTATCAAAGCTCCCCAGGCTGGCAGAAGAAGCGGGGGAGGTGGGGCCGTTTCCCATGGCAAGGGGGAGCCTTTCCTGAGCCCCATCGGACGGATGGCAGAGGACTGCACCTCAGGTCTGTTGTAAGGGCAAGCAAAGTGATGTGGGGTGCACTCAACATCCGCCACCTTCCCCACTAAGGGGCCTGCGATGGGGCAAACAAGCTCATACAAAGCATGGGGCCTGTGCCAGGGACCTTCCCCAGTCCCTACAGCCAGTCTCCAAACGGGATGTCTCTCCTACATGGGTGCAAGGGCCCCTTTCATCTCTTCCCACAAGGGTCTCACCTGGCAGAAGTCTTCTTCTCCATGTCTGGCTGCCCGGTGCCTGGCCCCTGGCTTGGCAGTACGGGCAGGGAGAGCCTCACCCgcctctgcagcagcttgtCAGGACACCCCTGGGaagctgggaaaggaggaagctCTTCAGAGCAGCCCCGTGGGGAGTGCGTTTTAACGGGGCTGTGGTCACCCAGTGTGGGGCAGGGCCCACCTGGACAGCGGGACCTGTTCCCGTACCTCTGCTGGTCCTGTGCTTTCCTGCAGCCTTCTTGTGCCAGGTGGAGAACGCCTTGGCCACCGAGCTGCTGATGACAATGAACCGAAACCTGGAAAGCAGATGGGGACACAGGCGTGAAGAAGGGTGACCCCTGccctctgcagctccccagcactAATCCTCCTGACTGTCGTGCGAGGCATGGCATCCCTTGTCCTTGGTGGCCACGCACAGGTTTTGTTGGCAATCTGCCCCCAACACCAGAAAACACACGCGTAGCCCCAGATCAGCGTTATTTAACCAGAAACCAGGCACTTCAGGACTTCGGTTGGTCGagggctgcagaggaaaggcacTCACCTCGGGAACGCTTGGGCAGGTGCAGCCTGCATCCCCCGAGCGGTGGTTGCTCCACCGGAGACCTTGGCACCcggcatccacagcctctgcAAAGTGACACGGAGCTGTTAGAAGGCTTCCAAGGCAGTTCTCTTTTGGCTCCCAAAGGAAGCAGACCTGTCTCCCGCTCCAAAAGAAAGCCATTTCGCCAAACCAGTCTTCCAAATCCTCCTCCAGGAGCGTTAGcccttgctctgctctggagaagCTGCACAGCAAACGCTGAGCCTGCGCAGTAACAGTGCCGGGCTTTTGGCAGGGCGAGGACCCAGAAACTCAGCAGAAACTTTCTTTGCTAATGGAGAAGTCAGCGGGGGCGAGCGTGGGGAAAGGTGTTTGACTGGCCTGCCACGTCCAGGCTGGCCGAGGGCGATTGGGTTGCTCACCCTTCCATAAGCTCCCAAAGAACGGAAGCAGCCCTCAAAACCTGAGCAACTTACCGTGCGAAGCAGCGCAATCCGGCTGgccttcccctccagccccgtgACGCAGTCGTAATAAAACCGCATGCACAGGACGTCGTCTTTGCAGGACAGAACGCCAATGTCCTTGAAGGCGAAGGCGAGGCGCCGCCCGTTCTGCAGTTGGAACGAGTACAAGCGTATGGTCTCTCGCACACACTCCGCCACCACGTGCTGCGGGAAGCAGGTGGCTCGCGACAGCCACTTGTAGTTCAGCGGCTTGATCTTGACGTTGCCTGCGAGGAGGAGGAACATCATCACTGCCGCAGCAGGCCAAATTTCCGTGTAAGATTCGTAACGACATGCCAGGGAAACGGTCGTTTATAAAACAGCTCTCGGggagtggtttgttttgggggagcTCAAGCTGTCCCCTGACCTTTGGAGGCCATTCCCGACATCTCCCAGCCCTTTCCAAAGAGCAGAGAGCACACATCCTCCCCCAGACGTGGAGGGGGAAAGTGGAGGGTGGCCACTGCCTTCTCACCAGGGATAACCACTGTAGGGaacaccagctcctgcagatgTAACGCATCGATGTCCGGCTGGAAGACTGGTCTTCGAACCGCATACGCCTCTTCGTTGCCCTGGAATTGCTCTCGGACCACAGCGAAGGTCCCAAGTCCTGTGAGCAGGACACCCTGcccaggaaaaaagacaaaaggctGATGATGGGTAAAGTGAAAACTTTGGAAAAGGCCCATGttctccatttgttttcttgcccTCCTCAAAATACTTGCTGCCATCCCTTGGCCACAGAAAATCCCAGACATTTCCAGCCCAGGGAATACACCTGGGACTGATTCCCAGCCGTTACCCTTGGTATGGACCCAGCATAATCCCCCGTCTCTCTGCTTGGTCTCTCCACTCTGACCACAGGGAAGAGTGAAGCCCCATCGTGCACTGAATTCTTTCTCAGACTAGGTCCGgacttgatttttctcctggCTGACCAAGCAGCAGCTGCGGGTACATGAGGTTGTCTCGGTGTGCGGCCACGATGCTCAGGGAGGGATCGCTCCCCAGCGCCCAGGCTGTCCAGGACAAAGAGAGACCAAGAGGCCAACCCACCTTGTCCAGCTTCATCTGTGCCAGGATGTACGCGGACACAGCGTCCCAGATAGCCACAACCTCTGGAAAGCAAGGGAAAGAGGTGTCAGGCTCCAGGCCAGCCAGCTCAGTGTCTCTCGGCAAGGGGGCTGTGCCCCCATTTCAGACTGCCCGCCTTACTCTGCTcccggggcagggctggagcagaagAGGGGACGTGGGAAGGGCTCCGGATCAGGGCTGTGGCCACCTAACGCCCAGAAAGGGATGGCACCCCAGAGCCAGGATGTGATCTGCCAGCCTGGCACCACAAGAGGCTCCAGAGGGAAGGAACAGAGGTTCTCCCAAAGGAGACTAGTTCAAAGTCAAGGGCTGATTTACAGCAGAGGCATTTCCAGCTGGCTCACGAGAGCCCTCTGAGAGCTGAaggaccccccccagcccctgggatgCAGGACCCCTTTTCATCCCAGAGCCAGAACCCCAAGAGGTACCAGCCCCCAGGGAAAGCTGGCCCTGGGTGGCCCCCCTCGCCAGGGCACCAAGCCATGCCCATGGGAGcctgggggctgcgggcagccgGGAGTTCTGGTCGCTACATTGTCCCCCGAGCCCTGTGGGACCCTCGGGCAGGGTTCTCgtggcagcccccagccctctccagcCACCCCCCGCAGCTTTTGACAGCGGACAGCCCCAGCGCAACCCCTGGGGAAGGAGCTCCCAGACCCCTCACCCTTGGTGGAGAGCCGCAGGAGCGTGGGGAACGAGCTGCTCAGCTCCAAGCTGACGGCCACGGTGCAGCAGCCCTCCATCGCGCTGGCTGCTTGCCCTCAGCTCAGGGAAAGGGATGCTCTTCACAGCTCCTCTCCCAAAACTCCTCTCTGACgtgcccctgctctgcctgtcaGCGAGggtcccccagcacagccccgctgcctcctgaccctgctcctggctgtggaGCAGCTCCGAAGGGCAGCAGTGGAGAGCCCCTGAGCagtgcccagcagctcccaggcctCGCCGGGAAGTGCCAGCACCGACGTGGCGCTGGGGAGACCTCCCTGTGATGTGGGGCATCCCCCTGTGACATCAACCTGCGTCATTTGAAGGTGCATTATGACGTCAGGAGGGAGacagcacagctggggagagaggagagagatttcACCTCTTGTCCAGGGAAACATTCATCCCTTTCTCCCCAGTCCTGTTCCAAAATCCCCGTCTGCCCCCTGCACCAACATCTTTTGGCGGGGACGGAGTTCATTTTCTCCGTAGCAGCCTATACGGTGCCGTGTGTTGGATCTGTGACCAAACCAGCCCTGATAACACACCAACGTTGTAGCTATGGCTCAGCAGTGCTTCacaatgtggtgggttgatcaCCAGAGCCGCTCCATCACACGCCccccttcctcagctggacagaggagagaaactAGAACGagaggctcgtgggtcgagataag from Balearica regulorum gibbericeps isolate bBalReg1 chromosome 4, bBalReg1.pri, whole genome shotgun sequence encodes the following:
- the LOC142601572 gene encoding uncharacterized protein LOC142601572 — its product is MEKKTSASVLPPCPGSSPKTKEAGRQEPFPPARPTAAIPSSEGCKRVLQEVWQLSAEWEQVKTRWQERREQAKAEWAAWEAWAAGEDRQPPQALGTGGTWIPHPPAQPRRKEVNERWRKAENPLPAEEMAAAAQLKRLQPDHLSPRAVQVLNRLEPHQARRNIFRHVAENNRRHQERQRQLPCTRCWYRSRGEGAGSGGC
- the LOC142601573 gene encoding coiled-coil domain-containing protein 81-like; protein product: MEGCCTVAVSLELSSSFPTLLRLSTKEVVAIWDAVSAYILAQMKLDKGVLLTGLGTFAVVREQFQGNEEAYAVRRPVFQPDIDALHLQELVFPTVVIPGNVKIKPLNYKWLSRATCFPQHVVAECVRETIRLYSFQLQNGRRLAFAFKDIGVLSCKDDVLCMRFYYDCVTGLEGKASRIALLRTRLWMPGAKVSGGATTARGMQAAPAQAFPR